A genomic region of Metopolophium dirhodum isolate CAU chromosome 1, ASM1992520v1, whole genome shotgun sequence contains the following coding sequences:
- the LOC132944741 gene encoding uncharacterized protein LOC132944741, which yields MKTLKDFFKPKLNSGDNDPNDQVLLSSQCSTSQYSHEESERGTSSTNINVSSDEYNHNSDLHPDDPKNIVPLNQIEFKQRVIRGPHQPDLEFYPRSSFSGTQRSFQKSWFKLFSWLEYSPKFDLAFCFPCRMFNNSNGINVGQTDKAYTTTGYKNWKAATIKFKAHQMSKVHLTHLRPRTLGI from the exons atgaagacTTTAAAAGACTTTTTTAAGCCAAAACTAAATTCtg gtgACAATGATCCAAATGATCAAGTTTTATTATCATCACAGTGCAGTACTAGTCAGTATAGTCATGAAGAATCGGAAAGGGGTACCTCATCaactaatattaatgtatcatcag atgAATATAACCATAACTCAGATTTACATCCCGATGatccaaaaaatattgtaccattaaatcaaatagaatttaaacaGCGAGTTATCAGAGGACCTCATCAACCAGATTTAGAATTTTATCCTAGATCATCATTTAGTGGAACTCAGCGTTCATTTCAAAAATCctggtttaaattattttcatggtTAGAATACAGTCCAAAGTTTGATTTGGCATTTTGTTTTCCATGTCGCATGTTCAACAATTCTAATGGTATAAATGTTGGTCAAACTGATAAGGCTTATACAACAACTGGATATAAAAATTGGAAAGCAGCTACCATCAAATTTAAAGCTCACCAAATGTCTAAAGTTCATTTAACCCATTTACGCCCAAG GACACTGGGCAtatga
- the LOC132944748 gene encoding piggyBac transposable element-derived protein 3-like — MSRRRMYWEKAPDTNNGLVSNAMRRNRFDDIFHNLHFSNNNNLDNSDKYAKIRPLITMINTRFLMHAPHEEFHSIDESMVPYYGKHGCKQFIRGKPIRFGFKVWVGTLRLGYALWISPYQGKNTGFNQTDVGLGGSVILAYANQIINHRPAPYHLVFDNFFTGVTLLEKLKSINIRATGTIRSNRVMKCPIDFGKMKKQPRGSSCSFVSNNAIFICGWRDNNIVCLASNTIGTDPISVANRWSTSEKKKITDFTTKYRFCL, encoded by the coding sequence ATGTCTCGGCGACGTATGTACTGGGAAAAGGCCCCTGATACAAATAATGGTTTAGTGTCCAATGCTATGAGGCGAAATAGATTTGACGATATATTTCATAATCTTCACTTTTCAAACAACAACAACTTGGATAATTCtgataaatatgcaaaaataagaCCGTTGATTACTATGATAAATACTAGATTCCTAATGCACGCTCCTCACGAAGAATTTCATAGCATAGATGAATCCATGGTGCCATATTATGGTAAACATGGATGCAAACAATTTATCCGAGGAAAACCAATTCGTTTTGGATTTAAAGTGTGGGTTGGGACATTGCGTCTAGGATATGCATTATGGATCTCTCCTTACCAAGGAAAAAATACCGGGTTCAACCAAACAGATGTCGGATTAGGAGGATCTGTTATTTTAGCTTATGCTAACCAAATTATAAACCATCGACCTGCTCCATATCATTTGGtgtttgacaatttttttacggGTGTCACTCTTTTGGAAAAGCTCAAATCTATCAACATTCGCGCGACAGGTACAATTCGGTCAAACAGAGTTATGAAATGTCCAATTGATtttggaaaaatgaaaaaacaaccAAGAGGGTCTAGCTGTAGTTTTGTTTCaaataatgcaatttttatttgCGGTTGGCGTGATAATAACATTGTTTGCTTAGCTTCAAATACTATTGGGACAGATCCTATTTCTGTGGCAAACCGTTGGTCTActtccgaaaaaaaaaagattacgGATTTCACAACCAAATATCGTTTctgtttataa